In Prosthecobacter sp. SYSU 5D2, one genomic interval encodes:
- a CDS encoding TrbI/VirB10 family protein, with amino-acid sequence MKHLQKPGVQMALLAVVLMIAAGAFFLTKQPAPPVNAPPKEDRKGNPVTTETLALDDKKVTLEENRTARIGTDQQVERFVVPAKKPPPPSLINMGGSGKKKDEAPPPYPRLVHITNTTPPEFKPSEPEFFAPRGMLFKAALVLTVDSSSLETPVLALVTEDVYWNGRLIVPAGTQVHAQASKGRVRDRMEITGTYTFVWADGREYNINCVALDHVRLSDGSYGITDGSAGIRGQIIQNDQYAELKILVAEALQGIMNNQQDQFQTVYGLVPQNNSRNAALGGGSQAASAYSGLLTKKLEADLDFVRVAAGTQFYIFTKDVFEPDLASVAGLRQGGKAASSWQLAEETYQRAQAQAASASDGAAKTAETTRQAEEQRRTAERAARVSSLVSPAAATTTSTSSSSSTTP; translated from the coding sequence ATGAAACATCTTCAAAAACCCGGTGTACAAATGGCCCTCCTGGCCGTGGTGCTCATGATCGCCGCCGGGGCGTTTTTCCTGACCAAGCAGCCCGCGCCGCCGGTGAATGCGCCGCCCAAGGAGGACCGGAAAGGCAACCCCGTCACCACGGAGACGCTGGCCCTGGATGACAAAAAAGTGACCCTGGAAGAAAACCGCACCGCCCGGATCGGCACGGACCAGCAGGTGGAGCGCTTCGTGGTGCCGGCCAAGAAACCGCCGCCGCCCTCCCTCATCAACATGGGCGGCAGCGGCAAGAAAAAGGATGAGGCGCCGCCTCCCTATCCCCGCCTGGTCCACATCACCAACACCACACCGCCGGAGTTCAAGCCCTCCGAGCCGGAGTTCTTTGCCCCGCGCGGCATGCTTTTCAAAGCTGCCTTGGTGCTGACGGTGGATTCCTCCAGTCTGGAGACGCCCGTGCTGGCGCTGGTGACGGAGGATGTCTATTGGAACGGCCGGCTCATCGTCCCGGCCGGCACCCAGGTGCATGCCCAGGCCAGCAAAGGCCGCGTGCGTGACCGCATGGAGATCACCGGCACCTACACCTTCGTCTGGGCGGACGGGCGGGAATACAACATCAACTGCGTGGCGCTGGACCATGTGCGCCTGTCTGACGGCAGCTACGGCATCACGGACGGCTCCGCCGGCATCCGCGGCCAGATCATCCAGAACGACCAGTATGCCGAGCTGAAGATCCTGGTGGCGGAGGCGCTGCAGGGCATCATGAACAACCAGCAGGACCAGTTCCAGACCGTCTATGGCCTGGTCCCGCAGAACAACAGCCGCAATGCCGCGCTGGGCGGCGGCTCCCAGGCCGCATCGGCCTACTCCGGCCTGCTGACGAAAAAGCTGGAGGCGGACCTGGACTTCGTCCGCGTGGCCGCCGGCACCCAGTTTTACATCTTCACCAAGGACGTCTTCGAGCCGGACCTGGCCAGCGTGGCTGGTCTGCGCCAGGGCGGCAAGGCCGCCTCCAGCTGGCAGCTCGCCGAAGAAACCTACCAGCGCGCCCAGGCGCAGGCCGCCTCCGCTTCAGACGGGGCCGCCAAAACCGCTGAAACCACCCGCCAGGCGGAGGAGCAGCGGCGCACGGCGGAGCGCGCCGCCCGCGTCAGCAGTCTGGTCTCTCCGGCCGCCGCCACCACCACCAGTACCTCTTCCTCCTCCAGCACCACGCCATGA
- a CDS encoding AAA family ATPase: MADLELIRGLPPFLLERIIGQDHVIPKVVPIVQNGELGLSDPGRPKGTFLFLGPTGVGKTEITLLLCEYIFKDVNKHCIRLDMSEYQNQESLGLLLGQGEGSRGNMGRFYDRAEGRGIILFDEIEKAHPRVLDIFLQVLDAGRITVANGETLNLCNFYIVATSNIGADALMELKNSPMSTIERFIEDLAAAELRPEVLARFNVRCVFQKLGYAAQKQIASIMLNKELKNLRSKGYELTAGQGVIDLLVSQGVEPRLGVRRMRTTAESNCRHAVREALMAGKPTSGTLIAENGHLVIHS; the protein is encoded by the coding sequence ATGGCAGATCTAGAGCTTATTCGCGGCCTCCCCCCGTTCCTGCTGGAGCGCATCATCGGCCAGGATCACGTGATCCCCAAGGTGGTACCCATCGTCCAGAACGGCGAGCTGGGCCTCAGCGATCCTGGCCGTCCGAAGGGTACCTTTCTCTTCCTGGGCCCCACCGGCGTGGGCAAGACGGAGATCACCCTGCTGCTCTGCGAATACATTTTCAAAGACGTCAACAAGCACTGCATCCGCCTGGACATGTCCGAATACCAGAACCAGGAATCTCTGGGCCTCCTGCTCGGCCAGGGGGAGGGCAGCCGGGGCAACATGGGCCGCTTTTATGACCGTGCCGAGGGCCGCGGCATCATCCTCTTTGACGAGATCGAAAAAGCCCACCCGCGCGTGCTGGACATCTTTCTCCAGGTGCTGGATGCCGGCCGCATCACCGTCGCCAACGGCGAGACGCTGAACCTCTGCAACTTCTACATCGTCGCCACCTCCAACATCGGTGCCGATGCCCTCATGGAGCTGAAAAACAGCCCCATGTCCACCATCGAGCGCTTCATTGAAGACCTGGCCGCCGCCGAGCTGCGCCCGGAAGTGCTCGCCCGTTTCAACGTCCGCTGCGTCTTCCAAAAGCTCGGTTACGCCGCGCAGAAACAGATCGCCAGCATCATGCTGAACAAGGAGCTCAAAAACCTGCGCAGCAAAGGCTACGAGCTCACCGCCGGCCAGGGCGTCATTGACCTCCTCGTCTCCCAGGGCGTGGAGCCGCGCCTGGGCGTGCGCCGCATGCGAACCACTGCTGAGAGCAACTGCCGACATGCCGTGCGGGAGGCCCTCATGGCGGGAAAACCCACCTCCGGAACCCTCATCGCCGAAAATGGGCATCTGGTCATCCATTCGTGA
- a CDS encoding thiol-disulfide oxidoreductase DCC family protein has translation MTAQAQFPTHIWLFDGVCNLCHEGVQFVLKHDRQGLIHFASIQSEAGRKLYSEHGLDPDAPDTMLFITPDGAFRESDAALELAAYLGGLWSLTRIFKIIPRPLRDRAYLFIARHRYQWFGKKDACPLPRPEWRDRFLD, from the coding sequence ATGACTGCCCAAGCCCAATTTCCGACCCACATCTGGCTGTTCGACGGCGTCTGCAACCTTTGCCATGAGGGTGTCCAGTTTGTGCTCAAGCACGACCGCCAGGGCCTCATCCACTTCGCCTCTATCCAGTCCGAAGCCGGCCGTAAGCTCTACAGCGAGCACGGTCTGGACCCCGATGCCCCCGATACCATGCTCTTCATCACTCCCGATGGAGCCTTCCGCGAAAGTGATGCCGCCCTGGAGCTGGCCGCCTATCTCGGCGGCCTCTGGAGCCTGACCCGGATCTTCAAGATCATCCCCCGGCCGCTGCGTGACCGCGCCTATCTCTTCATCGCCAGACATCGTTATCAATGGTTCGGCAAGAAGGACGCCTGCCCCCTTCCCCGCCCCGAATGGCGTGACCGTTTCCTCGACTGA
- a CDS encoding alpha/beta hydrolase codes for MSGLHAAETPPIRGLSRTDLLEHKDSSGALKKAATPAQWEIRRREAIAAFESVAGPLPGADKRCPLDLRVEEEADCGSYVRRLISYESSPGGRVSAYLCIPKAALAGQAAPGVLCLHPTENNIGFKVVVGLGGKPHRQYASELAERGYVTLAPSYPLLAQYQPDLKALGFTSGTMKAVWDNIRGLDLLETLPYVKKEAGFATIGHSLGGHNSIFTAVFDTRLKVIVTSCGFDSVLDYKGGNLKGWVQERYMLKMGDYLGRPQDVPFDYYELIACLAPRHLYVNAPLRDSNFKWDSVDRIAAAAAGVYQLYEAGDRIHIRHPDSDHDFPDVERYESYKLIESVLGKP; via the coding sequence ATGTCCGGTTTGCACGCGGCGGAAACCCCGCCGATCCGGGGGCTGAGCCGGACCGATCTCCTGGAGCATAAGGATAGCAGCGGCGCTCTGAAAAAGGCGGCTACCCCAGCGCAATGGGAGATCCGGAGGCGGGAGGCCATCGCGGCATTTGAAAGCGTGGCCGGGCCGCTTCCAGGCGCTGACAAACGCTGCCCGCTGGACCTGCGGGTGGAGGAGGAGGCAGACTGCGGCAGCTATGTGCGGCGGCTGATCAGCTATGAGTCATCCCCCGGAGGACGGGTGTCGGCGTATCTTTGCATCCCCAAGGCGGCGCTGGCGGGCCAGGCGGCTCCGGGTGTGCTGTGCCTGCACCCCACGGAGAACAATATCGGCTTTAAGGTGGTGGTCGGGCTCGGCGGCAAACCGCACCGGCAGTATGCTTCCGAGCTGGCCGAACGGGGCTATGTCACTCTGGCCCCCAGCTATCCGCTGCTGGCGCAGTATCAGCCGGATTTAAAGGCCTTGGGCTTCACCAGCGGCACCATGAAGGCAGTTTGGGATAACATTCGCGGTCTGGACCTGCTGGAGACGCTGCCCTATGTGAAAAAGGAGGCGGGCTTTGCCACCATCGGCCATTCATTGGGCGGGCATAACAGCATCTTCACAGCCGTGTTTGATACCCGGCTAAAAGTCATCGTCACCAGCTGCGGTTTTGATTCGGTGCTGGACTATAAAGGCGGCAATCTCAAGGGATGGGTGCAGGAGCGGTACATGCTGAAGATGGGGGACTACCTGGGCAGGCCGCAGGACGTGCCTTTTGATTATTACGAACTCATCGCCTGCCTGGCCCCCCGGCATCTCTATGTGAATGCGCCCCTGCGCGATTCTAACTTCAAGTGGGACAGCGTTGACCGCATCGCTGCGGCTGCGGCGGGGGTGTATCAGCTCTACGAGGCAGGGGACCGTATTCACATACGTCACCCCGACAGCGACCATGACTTCCCGGATGTGGAGAGGTATGAATCGTATAAACTGATTGAATCCGTACTGGGCAAGCCCTGA
- a CDS encoding DUF4159 domain-containing protein, which produces MKLLPALFALGLLGYALAEEAASPTNFGITDGSVPEDPREAGRGGQFMDFPTWPVSKELPNDVFTFARLRYNSESYGWGRRRGGGRWTTDYPDADLNFSYRLQQLTSLQVSPKGAVVDINAEQMRHYPFIYMIEPGNISITDDEAKVMREYMLNGGFIMVDDFWGEQEWDTFYGALKQIFPDREPEELPLEHEIFHMVFPLKVKPQIPSVGHAMAGRSMGITAERQDAQTPHYRAIFDDNQRIVMMICHNTDLGDGWEEEGTDPWYFREFSEKYAYPLGINIVFYALTH; this is translated from the coding sequence ATGAAACTGCTGCCTGCTTTATTTGCCCTCGGTCTCCTGGGTTATGCCCTGGCGGAGGAGGCGGCCTCGCCAACCAACTTTGGTATCACAGACGGCTCCGTGCCGGAAGATCCGCGCGAGGCGGGCCGGGGCGGCCAGTTCATGGACTTTCCCACCTGGCCAGTGAGCAAGGAGCTGCCTAACGATGTATTCACCTTTGCCCGCCTGAGGTACAATTCCGAAAGCTACGGTTGGGGGCGGCGGCGAGGGGGCGGCCGCTGGACGACCGACTATCCGGATGCGGACCTGAACTTCAGCTACCGCCTCCAGCAGCTCACCTCCCTGCAAGTCAGCCCCAAGGGGGCCGTGGTGGACATCAATGCCGAGCAGATGCGCCACTACCCGTTCATCTACATGATCGAGCCGGGGAACATCAGCATCACGGATGACGAGGCCAAGGTGATGCGGGAATACATGCTCAATGGCGGCTTCATCATGGTGGATGACTTTTGGGGGGAGCAGGAGTGGGACACCTTTTACGGAGCCCTGAAGCAGATCTTCCCAGACCGGGAGCCGGAGGAACTGCCGCTGGAGCATGAGATCTTCCACATGGTGTTCCCGCTAAAAGTGAAGCCGCAGATCCCCAGTGTGGGCCACGCGATGGCAGGGCGGTCCATGGGCATCACGGCGGAGCGGCAGGATGCGCAGACCCCGCATTACCGGGCCATCTTTGATGACAATCAGCGCATCGTCATGATGATCTGCCACAACACCGACCTGGGCGATGGGTGGGAGGAAGAAGGCACGGACCCCTGGTACTTCCGCGAGTTCTCAGAGAAGTATGCGTATCCGCTGGGCATCAACATCGTCTTCTATGCGCTGACGCATTGA